Genomic segment of Pangasianodon hypophthalmus isolate fPanHyp1 chromosome 22, fPanHyp1.pri, whole genome shotgun sequence:
agtgtgatgtgatggaggagtgtgatgtgatggaggagtgtgatgtgatggaggtgagtgatggaggcgtgtgatgtggaggaggagtgtgatgtgatggaggagtgtgatgtggtggaggagtgtgatgtggtggaggagtgtgatgtggtggaggagtgtgatgtgatggaggagtgtgatgtgatggaggtgagtgatggaggagtgtgatgcggtggaggagtgtgatgcggtggaggagtgtgatgcggtggaggagtgtgatgcgatggaggagtgtgatgcggtggaggagtgtgatggaggagtgtgatggaggagtgtgatggaggagtgtgatgcggtggaggagtgtgatggatgagtgtgatggatgagtgtgatggatgagtgtgatggaggagtgtgatgcggtggaggagtgtgatgcgatggaggagtgtgatgtgatggaggagtgtgatggaggcgagtgatggagtgtgatgcggtggaggagtgtgatgcggtggaggagtgtgatgcggtggaggagtgtgatgcgatggaggagtgtgatggaggagtgtgatgcggtggaggagtgtgatgcggtggaggagtgtgatgcgatggaggagtgtgatgtgatggaggagtgtgatggaggcgagtgatggagtgtgatgtgatggaggagtgtgatgtgatggaggagtgtgatggaggagagtgatggaggcgtgtgatggaggagtgtgatgcggtggaggagtgtgatgcggtggaggagtgtgatgcggtggaggagtgtgatgcgatggaggagtgtgatggaggcgagtgatggagtgtgatgcggtggaggagtgtgatgcggtggaggagtgtgatgcggtggaggagtgtgatgcgatggaggagtgtgatgtgatggaggagtgtgatggaggcgagtgatggaggagtgtgatggaggtgtgtgatggaggcgtgtgatggaggagtgtgatgtgatggaggagtgtgatgtgatggaggagtgtgatggaggTGAGTGATGGAGGCGTGTGATGGAGGCGTGTGATGGAGGCGTGTGATGGAGGCGTGTGATGGAGGCGTGTGATGGAGGCGAGTGAtggagtgtgatgtgatggaggagtgtgatggaggcgtgtgatggaggagtgtgatgtgatggaggagtgtgatgtgatggaggagtgtgatgcggtggaggagtgtgatgcgatggaggagtgtgatgcgatggaggagtgtgatggaggcgagtgatggagtgtgatgtgatggaggCGTGTGATGGAGgcgtgtgatggaggagtgtgatgtgatggaggCGTGTGATGGAGgcgtgtgatggaggagtgtgatgcggtggaggagtgtgatgcggtggaggagtgtgatggaggcgtgtgatggaggagtgtgatgtgatggaggTGAGTGATGGAGgtgagtgatggaggagtgtgatggaggtgtgtgatggaggcgtgtgatggaggtgtgtgATGGAGGCGTGTGATGGAGGCGAGTGAtggagtgtgatgtgatggaggagtgtgatggaggcgtgtgatggaggagtgtgatggaggagtgtgatgtgatggaggagtgtgatgcggtggaggagtgtgatgcggtggaggagtgtgatgtggtggaggagtgtgatggaggcgtgtgatggaggagtgtgatgtgatggaggagtgtgatgcggtggaggagtgtgatgtgatggaggTGAGTGATGGAGGCGTGTGATGGAGGCgtgtgatgtgatggaggagtgtgatggaggagtgtgatggaggagtgtgatggaggagtgtgatggaggagtgtgatggaggcgagtgatggagtgtgatgtgatggaggagtgtgatgcggtggaggagtgtgatggaggagtgtgatgtgatggaggcgtgtgatgtggaggaggagtgtgatggaggagtgtgatgtgatggaggcgtgtgatgtgatggaggagtgtgatggagtgtgatgtgatggaggCGTGTGATGGAGGCGTGTGATGGAGGCgtgtgatgtgatggaggagtgtgatggaggcgagtgatggagtgtgatgtgatggaggagtgtggaggagtgtgatggaggagtgtggaggagtgtgatgtgatggaggagtgtgatgtggtggaggagtgtgatggaggcgagtgatggagtgtgatgtgatggaggagtgtgatgtgatggaggCGTGTGATGGAGgcgtgtgatgtgatgtggttcTCGTGGTGCTTGTGGTTCTGCAGGTTCTGGAAGTTGGATAAGAGTAAAGTGTACGGCGGGGGCTCGAGTGCGTGGGACACGGCGGTGCACGAAGCCTCGGAGGAATACAAGCACAGAATGGTAACGTTAATTAATCTAGTGAATCATTAGTGCTTATAGAAGAGTCGTGAGTGTCGGTGTGCAGGTCTTTCCCTTCGTAGCGTTAAACTCCTCTATCCTCTATCATTAATGTTACTTTTctctttgttgttgttatgattattatgattatgattattattgttgttgttgttgttgacagTGTAAATGTGACCCGCGTGTGTCTCGTCCTGCAGCACAATCTCTGCTGTGATAACTGTCACTCTCACGTTGCCATGGCGCTGAATCTGATGCGTTACGACAACAGCACGTCGTGGAACATGGTCAAGCTGTGTGTCCTGTGCTTCATCTACAGCAAACACGTCAGGTGAGATGCAGCCCCGCCCCTCACAACCCCTCCCCCCACAGCCCCGCCCCCCACAGCCCCGCCCCTCACAACCCCTCCCCCCACAGCCCCGCCCCTCACAACCCTCTCTCTTGCAGCCCCGCCCCTCACAACCCTCTCACTCGCAGCCCCGCCCTTCACAACCCTCTCACTCGCAGCCCCGCCCCCCACAGCCCCGCCCCTCACAACCACTCCCCTCGCAGCCCCGCCCGTCACAACCACTACCCTCACAGCCCCGCCCCTCACAGCCCCGCCCCTCACaacccctcccccccccccccccccccgcagCCCCGCCCCTCACAACCCTCTCTCTCGCAGCCCCGCCCTGTCCCTTGCAACTATGCTCAGTCCCTCACAGCCCCGCCCATttcttaaataatgtaataataataatgataataatgataataataataataataataataataataataataataatgacgcTGTTCTCAGCTTTGTGGGCTTCCTGAAGACGTGGCTGCCGTTCCTGATGATCTGTGGCGTCATCGTCACCGTCACACTCGCCTTCAGACTGGACCACAGCGGATAACACCCTCACCTCAGAGAGGAGACACAGCTCACACTGACCATCAGGGGGTGCTGcagggtaaacacacacacacacacacacacacagagagagagagagagagaacacagtgtcactgtgaggtgtgtgtgtgtgtgtgtgtgtgtgtgtgtgtgtgtgtgtgtgtgtgtacacacatcACGTTCAGGGGCTTCCACTGGGATATCACTGTAAGAGAACACGGCTGCGTCCCAAAtactagaacacacacacacacacacacacacacacacacacacacacacacacacacacagttattgtTCGTGTGTAAAGGATTgtgtgtattacccataatgcactgcgaGCATGAACATAAAGTTGGAGCACAGAGTCAGAGCTCAGTGTGCTTATTGTCTCTGTGTtttctcaccacacacacacacacacacacacacacacacacacacacacacagagggtgtTAATAAAGCCTTAGAGTAGCTGTAATAAGaacacttcatcacacactggcgtttgggacgcagccggAAAGTCTGAATGCGCCGCGAGActcgtacgtgtgtgtgttttttttcaatcCAACATCCCAAGGGCCGAATATACGTCCATATGATCTTTTATTTACATGTGCTTTATttacatgtgttttatttacatgtgcTTTATTTACATGTATGTCTCTGATGGTTTATTTCTGATCATTTAAGAATTGTAACGAGgtttgtgttggtgtgtgttttattttctttacgcGAGCTGAATGCATCACACTGAGTgtagagattttattttatatttaatatgtgacagaaaaacaaatctaaatTCAGCTCACAGACTGGACTTTTGTAAGAATGACACGTTTTGCACCAGACGTTTGTTTTCGGACGGATTTCCGCGGAACGCAGTAATGGTAAGCGTTTAGCGGTGCGGCTCGCTGCTGAAGATAATCACAACAAACACAATCAGCTTCTCGTTTCTGCGCTGTTTATGACTCTGTCCTCATTTTAATACGTTTATAAACCTGTCACATGATCCAGCCGTGtcatgtttctgtttctgtgtgtatttctgtgtggtGTAGGATGTGGGCCAGAACACGGGATTCTTTCACTTTTCCAtctctttaatttaattaaattttttcattGTCGTActtttatatactgtgtgtgtgtttgagttgaaATACACTGATATCACTGAAATCTCACGCCTctgctttgtttctttgtaagaaaatgaattttgttctcagtgcatgtgtgtgagagagagagaaagaaagtgtttgtgagagagagagaaagtgtgtgtgtgtgtgtgagagagagagaaagaaagtgtttgtgagagagagaaagtgtgtgtgtgtgtgtgtgtgtgtgtgtgtgtgagagagatagaaagaaagagtgtgtgagagagagaaagtgtgtgtgtgagagagagagagagagagaaagaaagaatgtgtgtgtgtgtgtgagtgagagagtgcgtgagagagagagagagagagagtgtgtgtgtgtgtgtgtgtgagagagagagagtgtgtgtgtgtgagagagagagagagagagagtgtgtgtgtgagagagagagagagtgtgtgtgagtgtgtgagagagagagtgtgtgtgtgtgtgtgtgtgtgtgtgtgagagagagagagagagagagtgtgtgtgtgtgtgtgtgtgtgtgagagagagagagagatagtgtgtgtgtgtgtgtgtgagagagagagagagattgtgtgtgtgtgtgagtgtgtgagagagagagagagagagtgtgtgtgtgtgtgtgtgtgtgtgagagagagagagagagagatagtgtgtgtgtgtgtgtgtgtgtgtgtgtgagagagagagagagattgtgtgtgtgtgtgagtgtgtgagagagagagagagagagtgtgtgtgtgtgtgtgtgtgtgtgagagagagagagagagagatagtgtgtgtgagtgtgagagagagagagagtgtgtgtgtgtgagagagagagtgtgtgtgtgtgtgtgtgtgtgNNNNNNNNNNNNNNNNNNNNNNNNNNNNNNNNNNNNNNNNNNNNNNNNNNNNNNNNNNNNNNNNNNNNNNNNNNNNNNNNNNNNNNNNNNNNNNNNNNNNNNNNNNNNNNNNNNNNNNNNNNNNNNNNNNNNNNNNNNNNNNNNNNNNNNNNNNNNNNNNNNNNNNNNNNNNNNNNNNNNNNNNNNNNNNNNNNNNNNNNNNNNNNNNNNNNNNNNNNNNNNNNNNNNNNNNNNNNNNNNNNNNNNNNNNNNNNNNNNNNNNNNNNNNNNNNNNNNNNNNNNNNNNNNNNNNNNNNNNNNNNNNNNNNNNNNNNNNNNNNNNNNNNNNNNNNNNNNNNNNNNNNNNNNNNNNNNNNNNNNNNNNNNNNNNNNNNNNNNNNNNNNNNNNNNNNNNNNNNNNNNNNNNNNNNNNNNNNNNNNNNNNNNNNNNNNNNNNNNNNNNNNNNNNNNNNNNNNNNNNNNNNNNNNNNNNNNNNNNNNNNNNNNNNNNNNNNNNNNNNTTTACTTCAGTTCCATCAGAAGAGAGTTAATTATTTGAGCAGTAATTAGTTGAATAGAATTCGAATAGAATTAGTTGACCTGTgtgtaataaaagtgtaaatctcagtatctcagtataaacactcctgttcctggaagaacccagagtgtgttagagaacctaaacacacagcagcatgaagaccaggacaaagttctgggaAAAGTTCTGGGAAAGAATCAGTCAGCAAGCCACAGATGATGTTcatgtgtaatgtttaaaacagAGCGCAGTGTTTACACTCCACtaaatatctcacacacacagaaataatgaaattctaCCTACTgtcagctggtgtgtgtgtgtgtgtgtgtgtgtgtgtgtgtgtgtgtgtgtgtgtgtgagtgagtgaacagCAGGTGGCGCTACAGCACTGTAATTCAGCTCATGAGACAGTAACACACTGTATACTCCAGCTCAGTGAGTGTATCAGCGTTTCTTCAGCACACTGCGGCGGAGCTTTATTAATATCTCTGACACTGAGGCGTCGCTGCTCCTCTGATTCATTACCAAATATTCACTATAATTACATTCTATCCTTTTAGACCACAATGtgttgtttaatattaatattttctgatgtttatcagtgtgtgtttatgtctcAGGCTGAGAGTGGAAtcctgtacatcacacacacacacacacacctctcacatgtacatcacacacacacatacacacacacacctctcacatgtacatcacacacacgcacacatacacacacacacacacacctctcacatgtacatcacacacacacatacacacacatacacacctctcacatgtacatcacacacacgcacacatacacacacacacacacacctctcacatgtacatcacacacacacatacacacacacacctctcacatgtacatcacacacacacatacacacacacacctctcacatgtacatcacacacacacatacacacacacacctctcacatgtacatcacacactgatcagtggaacacacacacacacacacacacctctcacatgtacatcacacactcacatgtacatcacacacacacacacacacacatacacacctctcacatgtacatcacacacacacacacacctctcacatgtacatcacacacacacacacacacacatacacacctctcacatgtacatcacacacacacacacacacacacacacctctcacatgtacatcacacactcacatgtacatcacacacacacacacacacacatacacacctctcacatgtacatcacacacacacacctctcacatgtacatcacacacacacacacacacacacacacacatacacacctctcacatgtacatcacacacacacacacacacacacacacacccctctcacatgtacatcacacacacacacacacacacacacacacacctctcacatgtacatcacacacacacacacacacacacacacatacacacctctcacatgtacatcacacactgatcagtggaacacacacacaaaataccgCTCacatgtacatcacacacacacacacacctctcacatgTACATcagtacatcacacacacacacacacctctcaggtgtacatcacacactgctcagtggaacacacacacatacctcttaggtgtacatcacacactgctcagtg
This window contains:
- the tmem222a gene encoding transmembrane protein 222a; translated protein: MAAVSEAALDTMKSFQSGYEKIDRDLSRYPFCIVWTPIPGLTWFLPFIGHMGICTSTGVIRDFAGPYFVSEDNMAFGKPTKFWKLDKSKVYGGGSSAWDTAVHEASEEYKHRMHNLCCDNCHSHVAMALNLMRYDNSTSWNMVKLCVLCFIYSKHVSFVGFLKTWLPFLMICGVIVTVTLAFRLDHSG